Proteins from a genomic interval of Amycolatopsis sp. cg13:
- a CDS encoding MFS transporter yields the protein MALTRVEPRRGLVLIPLLAGVLGGSLALGMVNTALPRIAAELQVSAPARAWIVDVYPLALAVAMVGAARAGDRYGRKRVLLLGVSALAVLNAVAAAATSATLLIVCRGLLGVASALILAGVVGTIGSLFSGRSLAFANGSWVTTLGAGNALGPVVGGLLTEGPGWRWVFLALVPLAALTIALAVWLLPESVGQAAAGWEIPSLLWSVAAIGGIVYGLQEIAVAPLRGLLCTAAGLAAGIVFVRRQLRLREPLLQVRLFLRPGFASSFARIVVSAATAAACLYLVSLELQHAQGRTPIEAGFALAPQAVATAVGGLVAPFSLNWLRSRTSTSFALAIQAAGLAAIPLTHTVLPVALVGFGYGAIGTLATTALFEASTAEHAGAAGATQEVGFAIGAGGGVAVFSTVANLGGGTGFAAALIAAGAVTLLTAIR from the coding sequence ATGGCGTTGACCCGGGTGGAACCACGGCGCGGGCTCGTGCTGATTCCTTTGCTGGCGGGAGTGCTCGGCGGAAGTCTCGCCCTCGGCATGGTCAACACCGCGCTGCCGCGGATCGCTGCCGAACTGCAGGTGTCCGCGCCGGCGCGCGCGTGGATCGTCGACGTGTACCCGCTCGCCCTGGCGGTCGCGATGGTCGGGGCGGCTCGCGCGGGCGACCGGTACGGGCGGAAACGCGTGCTGTTGCTGGGCGTGAGCGCGTTGGCGGTGCTGAACGCGGTGGCTGCGGCCGCCACCAGCGCGACGTTGCTCATCGTGTGCCGCGGGTTGCTCGGGGTGGCCAGCGCGCTGATTCTCGCCGGGGTCGTCGGCACGATCGGATCGCTCTTTTCCGGGCGCTCGCTCGCGTTCGCCAACGGGTCGTGGGTCACGACACTGGGAGCGGGGAACGCGCTGGGGCCGGTCGTCGGCGGGCTGTTGACCGAGGGGCCGGGCTGGCGCTGGGTTTTCCTCGCGCTGGTGCCGCTCGCGGCGCTCACGATCGCGCTGGCGGTGTGGTTGCTGCCCGAATCCGTCGGACAGGCGGCTGCCGGATGGGAGATCCCGAGTCTCCTGTGGTCGGTGGCGGCGATCGGCGGGATTGTGTACGGGCTGCAGGAAATTGCCGTCGCACCGTTGCGTGGATTGTTGTGCACCGCGGCGGGTTTGGCAGCGGGGATTGTGTTCGTGCGCCGACAGCTCCGGCTTCGGGAACCTCTGTTGCAGGTACGGTTGTTTCTGCGGCCGGGGTTCGCGTCGTCGTTCGCGCGGATTGTCGTTTCCGCCGCGACAGCTGCGGCTTGTCTCTATCTCGTCAGCCTCGAACTTCAGCACGCGCAAGGGCGGACGCCCATTGAAGCGGGTTTCGCGTTGGCTCCGCAAGCTGTGGCCACCGCGGTCGGCGGGTTGGTCGCGCCGTTCAGCCTGAATTGGCTGCGCAGCCGGACGTCGACGTCCTTCGCGTTGGCGATTCAGGCTGCCGGGCTAGCCGCGATTCCGTTGACTCACACAGTGCTTCCGGTTGCATTGGTCGGGTTTGGGTACGGCGCGATCGGCACCTTGGCGACCACCGCGCTGTTCGAGGCCTCGACCGCCGAACACGCCGGAGCGGCCGGAGCGACCCAGGAGGTGGGGTTCGCCATCGGCGCGGGCGGCGGGGTCGCCGTGTTCAGCACGGTCGCCAACCTCGGCGGCGGGACCGGATTCGCGGCGGCGCTGATCGCGGCGGGAGCAGTCACGCTCCTCACCGCGATCCGCTGA
- a CDS encoding ABC-F family ATP-binding cassette domain-containing protein produces MSSSIVCSDLSFAWPDGEVVFDRFNLTISEGRTGLIGLNGSGKSTLLRLISGELRPTGGSISVSGELGYLPQNLILAAHRRVDEVLGLREIRAALAAIERGEADERHFATVGDQWDVEERTRATLDQLGLAQVGLDARAGQLSGGELILLGLAAQFLRQPEVLVLDEPTNNLDLRARRRVGEAVRAWKGVLVLVSHDRELLRHVDRIGDLRSGEVTFYGGNLEDYEAAVAVEQEAAARMMRAAESDLKRQKRELIEARTKLDRRARYGRKQWENKREPKVRMRKRQEDAEIAAGKHRTMHLGKVAEAKERLKEAEDAVRVDDEIRIDLPETTVPSGKEVLTLSDVELRNGLAVNLALRGPERIALVGPNGSGKTTLLQTITGAIEPRAGRVNVPVPVRWLPQRLDILDDTLSAAQNVARAAPSASNNEIRAQLARFLLRGRQADQAAGSLSGGERFRATLATLLLAEPAPQLLLLDEPTNNLDLASVLQLSEALNAYAGALIVVSHDIPFLHTIGATRWVRLGSTVEETMVSGSR; encoded by the coding sequence ATGTCTTCGTCCATTGTGTGCTCAGACCTCAGTTTCGCCTGGCCGGACGGCGAGGTCGTCTTCGACCGGTTCAACCTGACGATCAGCGAGGGCCGCACCGGGCTCATCGGCCTCAACGGTTCCGGAAAATCCACCCTGCTGCGGCTGATTTCCGGGGAACTGCGGCCGACCGGGGGCTCGATCAGCGTGTCCGGCGAACTCGGCTACCTGCCGCAAAACCTGATCCTCGCCGCCCATCGCCGGGTGGACGAGGTGCTCGGCCTGCGGGAGATTCGGGCCGCGCTCGCCGCGATCGAACGCGGGGAAGCCGACGAACGCCATTTCGCGACCGTCGGCGACCAGTGGGACGTCGAGGAACGCACCCGCGCGACGCTCGATCAGCTCGGCCTCGCACAGGTCGGCCTGGACGCGCGGGCGGGCCAGCTGTCCGGCGGCGAACTGATCCTGCTCGGTCTCGCCGCGCAGTTCCTGCGGCAGCCGGAGGTGCTCGTGCTCGACGAACCGACCAACAACCTGGACCTGCGGGCCCGGCGCCGGGTCGGCGAGGCGGTCCGGGCATGGAAAGGCGTGCTGGTGCTGGTATCTCACGACCGCGAGTTGCTGCGCCACGTCGACCGGATCGGCGATCTCCGGTCTGGCGAGGTGACCTTCTACGGCGGGAATCTGGAGGACTACGAGGCCGCGGTGGCCGTCGAGCAGGAGGCGGCGGCGCGGATGATGCGTGCCGCGGAGTCGGATCTCAAACGGCAGAAGCGGGAGCTGATCGAGGCGCGGACCAAACTGGACCGGCGGGCCCGGTACGGCCGGAAACAGTGGGAGAACAAGCGCGAGCCCAAGGTCCGGATGCGCAAACGCCAGGAGGACGCGGAAATCGCGGCGGGCAAGCACCGCACGATGCATCTCGGCAAGGTGGCGGAGGCCAAGGAACGGCTGAAGGAGGCCGAGGACGCGGTCCGCGTCGACGACGAGATCCGGATCGACCTTCCGGAAACCACGGTGCCGTCCGGGAAAGAAGTGCTCACCCTGTCCGATGTGGAGCTTCGGAACGGTCTCGCGGTGAACCTCGCGCTGCGCGGCCCGGAGCGGATCGCCTTGGTCGGGCCGAACGGTTCCGGCAAAACCACACTGCTGCAAACGATCACCGGAGCGATCGAGCCGCGCGCGGGAAGGGTCAATGTCCCGGTTCCGGTGCGCTGGCTGCCGCAACGGCTCGACATTCTCGACGACACGCTGTCCGCCGCGCAGAATGTGGCCCGGGCGGCTCCGTCCGCGTCGAACAACGAGATCCGCGCTCAACTCGCGCGATTCCTGTTGCGCGGCAGGCAGGCGGATCAGGCAGCCGGAAGCCTTTCCGGCGGCGAGCGTTTCCGGGCGACGTTGGCAACGTTGCTGCTGGCGGAACCGGCGCCGCAGCTGCTGTTGCTGGACGAGCCCACCAACAATCTGGACCTCGCCAGCGTCCTGCAACTGTCGGAGGCTCTGAATGCTTACGCTGGAGCCCTTATTGTGGTGAGCCACGACATCCCGTTCCTGCACACAATCGGAGCGACGAGGTGGGTGCGGCTCGGGTCCACAGTGGAGGAAACGATGGTCAGCGGATCGCGGTGA
- a CDS encoding AAA family ATPase: MPTTSSLIGRHDEIERLLALVSAAERGEGGVLVLRGEPGIGKSALLDHVERAAERFQRIRASGSEFEGELPFAALHQLCVPVLAHLDTLSTPYRDSLLVAFGLADGAPDPFRVGLAALELLATAAAERPMLCVIDDAHWLDAASARALTFLARRISAEPIAMVFAARDQDPVPGLDELPGMTVGGLSDAQARALLAEEKTVTLDERVRDRLLAEARGNPLALIELPKAGGYALPTPSPIASRIERSFLARMADLPPDARQLLILASADPTGDPGLLWAAARQLDLDVPAASADVEASGLIQFDTRARFAHPLARSAAYRAAEPKQRQAAHRALADVTDQATAGDRRAWHRAQATAGPDEEVAAELELSASRAQARGGVAAAAAFLERAAALSLDSGKQVERTLAAARATLAAGRTDAAADLLTSIDISTLALPQHASVDLLRGQIAFVQGADGAVRGPEIILHAAQQLADSDPERSREFLVAALEMGLVVGRAAGVLDRVLAAAPLSGPPDLLAALVRLTTEGHRTGVPAIRQVLTGDDAGWTRTPALATVLAGELWDLDLHRTIIDWLTRAGESTGSPMTIRLGLSQAAVYAVLTGNFGQAMAAIAEEEAVADALGDPPQLYPRVHLAAMRGRKQEVLDLFAEATSRPTGQLTANAHWAMAVLYNGLGEYPAAFEAATQAVASGDLFLTGIALPEQIEAAVRCGEDTVARSALDALVERTESAGTDFALGVAAGARAMVTDAEDDYLTAFSYLTGSPLPVQIARAHLRYGEWLRRAGRRRDAREHLRVAHEQLSKIGLAAFTRRAADELRATGEVARNRSSHTYDRLTMQEMHIAREVAAGATSKEVATRLFLSPRTVDAHLRNIFRKLGITSRRQLRDMPDLRDAD; encoded by the coding sequence ATGCCCACGACGTCCTCCCTCATCGGCCGGCACGACGAGATCGAGCGCCTTCTCGCGCTGGTCAGCGCCGCGGAGCGGGGCGAGGGCGGTGTGCTCGTCCTGCGCGGCGAGCCGGGGATCGGCAAGAGCGCGCTGCTGGACCACGTCGAACGGGCAGCGGAGCGGTTTCAGCGGATCCGAGCGTCCGGGTCGGAGTTCGAGGGCGAGCTGCCGTTCGCGGCGCTGCACCAGCTGTGCGTTCCGGTGCTGGCGCACCTCGACACCCTCTCGACGCCCTACCGCGACTCCCTCCTGGTCGCCTTCGGGCTGGCCGACGGCGCGCCGGACCCGTTCCGCGTCGGTCTCGCCGCGCTCGAACTGCTGGCCACCGCGGCCGCGGAACGTCCGATGCTGTGCGTGATCGACGACGCGCACTGGCTGGACGCCGCCTCGGCGCGGGCGTTGACGTTCCTGGCCCGGCGCATCTCGGCCGAGCCGATCGCGATGGTGTTCGCCGCCCGCGACCAGGATCCGGTCCCGGGGCTGGACGAACTGCCGGGCATGACCGTCGGCGGCCTGAGCGACGCGCAAGCACGCGCCTTGCTGGCCGAGGAGAAGACCGTGACGCTGGACGAGCGGGTGCGGGATCGTCTGCTCGCCGAAGCCCGCGGCAACCCGCTGGCCCTGATCGAACTGCCGAAAGCAGGCGGTTACGCGCTGCCGACGCCGTCGCCGATCGCGAGCCGGATCGAGCGGAGTTTCCTCGCGAGAATGGCGGATCTGCCCCCGGACGCGCGGCAGCTGCTGATCCTCGCGAGCGCCGATCCCACCGGCGACCCGGGTCTGCTGTGGGCAGCCGCGCGACAGCTGGACCTCGACGTGCCCGCCGCGAGTGCCGATGTTGAGGCGTCCGGGCTGATCCAGTTCGACACCCGGGCGCGCTTCGCGCATCCGCTGGCGCGCTCGGCCGCTTACCGCGCGGCTGAGCCAAAACAGCGCCAGGCAGCGCACCGAGCGCTGGCCGACGTCACCGACCAGGCCACTGCGGGCGACCGTCGGGCTTGGCACCGTGCGCAGGCCACCGCCGGGCCGGACGAGGAGGTCGCGGCGGAGCTGGAGCTGTCGGCTTCCCGTGCGCAGGCACGCGGTGGTGTCGCAGCCGCTGCCGCGTTCCTCGAGCGGGCCGCCGCGCTGTCGCTCGACTCCGGCAAGCAGGTCGAACGCACGCTGGCCGCCGCGCGGGCGACGCTCGCGGCAGGCCGGACCGACGCCGCCGCAGACCTGCTGACCAGCATTGACATCTCAACGCTGGCGCTTCCGCAGCACGCCTCGGTCGATCTGTTGCGCGGGCAGATCGCCTTCGTCCAAGGCGCGGACGGGGCGGTTCGCGGTCCGGAAATCATCCTGCACGCCGCGCAGCAGCTCGCGGACAGCGATCCGGAACGGTCGCGCGAGTTCCTGGTGGCGGCGCTCGAAATGGGGCTGGTCGTCGGGCGGGCCGCGGGAGTGCTGGACCGGGTGCTCGCCGCCGCACCCCTGTCCGGACCGCCGGATCTGCTGGCCGCGCTCGTGCGCTTGACCACCGAGGGCCACCGCACCGGGGTGCCCGCCATCCGGCAGGTCCTCACCGGCGACGACGCGGGCTGGACCCGCACGCCCGCGCTGGCCACCGTGCTCGCGGGCGAACTGTGGGACCTCGACCTGCACCGGACGATCATCGACTGGCTGACGCGCGCCGGAGAGTCCACCGGATCGCCGATGACCATCCGGCTCGGTCTGTCGCAAGCAGCGGTTTATGCGGTGCTCACCGGGAACTTCGGCCAGGCGATGGCCGCGATCGCCGAGGAGGAAGCCGTCGCCGACGCTCTCGGCGATCCGCCGCAGCTCTACCCGCGAGTGCACCTGGCGGCGATGCGCGGCCGCAAGCAGGAGGTGCTCGACCTGTTCGCCGAGGCCACGAGCCGACCCACCGGGCAGCTGACCGCGAACGCCCACTGGGCGATGGCCGTGCTGTACAACGGCCTTGGCGAATATCCCGCCGCTTTCGAAGCCGCGACGCAGGCCGTCGCGAGCGGTGACCTCTTCCTCACCGGCATCGCGCTGCCCGAACAGATCGAAGCAGCCGTGCGATGCGGGGAAGACACCGTCGCGCGGTCGGCACTGGATGCGTTGGTGGAGCGCACGGAATCCGCTGGCACCGACTTCGCGCTCGGTGTCGCGGCAGGTGCGCGGGCGATGGTCACCGACGCGGAAGACGACTATCTCACGGCGTTCTCGTATTTGACGGGCAGTCCGCTTCCCGTGCAGATCGCGCGGGCACACCTGCGGTACGGGGAATGGCTGCGCCGCGCGGGCCGCCGTCGCGACGCACGCGAGCATCTGCGGGTCGCGCATGAGCAGCTGTCGAAGATCGGGCTGGCGGCGTTCACGCGACGGGCGGCCGATGAGCTGCGCGCTACCGGGGAGGTCGCGCGCAACCGTTCCTCGCATACCTATGACCGGTTGACCATGCAGGAAATGCACATCGCCCGCGAGGTCGCCGCGGGGGCAACGTCCAAAGAGGTCGCTACGCGGTTGTTCCTCAGTCCTCGGACGGTAGATGCGCACCTTCGTAATATCTTTCGCAAGCTGGGTATCACGTCACGGAGGCAGCTCAGAGATATGCCTGATCTCCGGGACGCGGATTAG
- a CDS encoding SDR family oxidoreductase has product MDTVLVTGATGTVGSALIPALQARGSTVRAMTRGRPVDGVETAIADLRDPASVAAALKGVDAVFLNSPSAPDAAELQIQFANLARDAGVNRLVLLSQYAARADSPVRFLRWHAEVEAHVEKIGLDYTVLRPNLYMQALLNFSATIAQGFFAAPIGAAAVSVIDTRDISAAAAAVLTSSGHSGRTYTLTGPRAVTHTEIAAALSAATGRDIAFHDAPADQFAAALTGLLPAWQIGGLVEDYAHYARGEAAEVHTSVADLTGRPARDLTDFALDYAAAFAAL; this is encoded by the coding sequence ATGGACACCGTGCTCGTCACCGGAGCGACCGGAACTGTCGGCTCCGCGCTGATCCCCGCTCTGCAAGCACGCGGCAGCACCGTCCGCGCCATGACCCGGGGCCGTCCTGTTGACGGTGTCGAGACCGCCATCGCCGATCTGCGGGACCCGGCCTCGGTCGCCGCGGCGCTGAAGGGGGTCGACGCGGTGTTCCTGAACAGCCCTTCGGCCCCGGATGCCGCCGAGTTGCAGATCCAGTTCGCCAACCTGGCCCGCGACGCCGGCGTCAACCGGCTCGTGCTGCTTTCCCAGTACGCGGCCCGCGCCGATTCGCCGGTGCGCTTCCTGCGCTGGCACGCCGAAGTCGAGGCGCATGTCGAGAAGATCGGGCTCGACTACACCGTGCTCCGGCCCAATCTCTATATGCAGGCGTTGCTCAACTTCTCCGCCACCATCGCGCAGGGATTCTTCGCCGCGCCGATTGGCGCCGCAGCGGTCAGCGTCATCGACACCAGAGATATCTCAGCTGCCGCCGCTGCCGTACTAACCAGCAGCGGACACTCCGGCCGCACCTACACCCTCACCGGCCCGCGCGCCGTGACCCACACCGAGATCGCCGCCGCCCTTTCGGCCGCCACCGGACGCGACATCGCGTTCCACGACGCACCCGCGGACCAGTTCGCCGCCGCGCTGACCGGCCTGCTTCCGGCGTGGCAGATCGGCGGTCTCGTCGAGGACTACGCCCACTACGCCCGCGGCGAGGCCGCCGAGGTGCACACCTCCGTCGCCGATCTCACCGGTCGCCCCGCGCGCGACCTCACCGATTTCGCCCTGGACTACGCCGCCGCGTTCGCGGCTCTCTGA
- a CDS encoding Dabb family protein, protein MICHSIRFTLKPEVTPDEKAELVAKMRELFDAIPAVKSRVVGPDFGGKYEYGAVLVIEDINGYSDYMNHPAHLELDRLGLPFVDEFMSSDITDDPDPEIGAKIAEVHRIRFENVPDIADLISGLASYTGSAAPGPHGS, encoded by the coding sequence ATGATCTGCCACAGCATTCGATTCACCCTCAAGCCTGAGGTCACTCCGGACGAGAAGGCTGAGCTCGTCGCGAAGATGCGCGAGCTGTTCGACGCGATCCCGGCGGTCAAGTCTCGTGTCGTCGGCCCGGATTTCGGCGGGAAGTACGAATACGGCGCCGTCCTGGTGATCGAGGACATCAACGGGTACTCGGACTACATGAACCACCCGGCGCATCTCGAACTGGACCGGCTCGGGCTGCCGTTCGTGGACGAGTTCATGTCGTCCGACATCACCGACGACCCGGACCCGGAGATCGGCGCGAAGATCGCCGAGGTGCACCGGATCCGGTTCGAGAACGTGCCGGACATCGCGGACCTCATCTCCGGTCTCGCCTCGTACACCGGAAGCGCGGCACCCGGCCCGCACGGCAGCTGA
- a CDS encoding winged helix-turn-helix transcriptional regulator — protein sequence MRPQTEKAVRAWRSSCAAEITTMVLGGAWKPSILHALADHGVLRFGELSRLLSDLTDRVLTRQLRELEADGLLRRVVYPQVPPKVEYSLTELGENAQEVLNAMAAWGRSYAEKHDPGR from the coding sequence ATGCGTCCGCAAACGGAAAAGGCCGTGCGAGCGTGGCGAAGCTCATGCGCCGCCGAGATCACGACGATGGTGCTCGGCGGCGCGTGGAAGCCGAGCATCCTGCACGCGCTGGCCGACCACGGTGTGCTCCGCTTCGGCGAACTCTCGCGCCTGCTGTCGGATCTCACCGACCGGGTCCTGACCCGCCAACTACGCGAACTGGAAGCCGACGGCCTCCTGCGTCGCGTGGTGTACCCGCAGGTGCCGCCGAAGGTCGAGTACAGCCTGACGGAACTGGGTGAAAACGCGCAGGAGGTCCTGAACGCGATGGCGGCGTGGGGCCGGTCGTACGCCGAGAAGCACGACCCCGGTCGGTGA
- a CDS encoding cyclase family protein codes for MSERDELPSNWGRWGADDERGTLNLITDEVRERAGREVRTGRSVSLAVPIRPAPVLSGPFPPRTAEESPVQQLMLYTGSPAFAHADAMTVTNHHTLSTHLDALAHIPQDGQVYPGRPANESVTMGGVVHGSTAAFAEGIVTRGVLLDLGADGPVPADRAITGRDLDAAEERFEVHVEPGDALVARFGWVRTRYRGNPMPGMSVDAVRWMHDRGVSLYAGDLSDAYPPSQPFAMHGVALPRLGMPLIDAVDADELATVCAELGRYSFLFVAAPPRILGLTGVPVNPLAIF; via the coding sequence ATGAGCGAGCGGGACGAACTGCCGAGCAACTGGGGTCGCTGGGGCGCCGACGACGAACGCGGCACACTGAACCTGATCACCGACGAGGTCCGCGAACGAGCCGGGCGCGAAGTGCGCACCGGCCGCTCGGTCTCCCTCGCGGTGCCGATCCGGCCCGCACCAGTGCTGAGCGGCCCCTTCCCGCCGCGGACCGCCGAAGAGTCGCCGGTGCAGCAGCTCATGCTGTACACCGGAAGCCCCGCGTTCGCGCACGCGGACGCCATGACGGTGACGAACCACCACACCCTGTCCACGCACCTGGACGCGCTGGCGCACATCCCGCAGGACGGGCAGGTGTACCCGGGTCGCCCGGCGAACGAGAGCGTCACGATGGGCGGCGTCGTGCACGGGTCGACCGCGGCGTTCGCCGAAGGGATTGTGACCAGGGGAGTCCTGCTGGATCTCGGCGCCGACGGCCCGGTCCCCGCCGATCGCGCGATCACCGGTCGGGACCTCGATGCCGCGGAGGAACGCTTCGAAGTCCACGTCGAACCCGGCGACGCACTGGTCGCGCGGTTCGGCTGGGTGCGGACGCGCTACCGCGGCAACCCGATGCCCGGCATGAGCGTCGACGCGGTGCGGTGGATGCACGACCGCGGTGTGTCGCTGTATGCCGGAGACCTCTCGGATGCTTACCCGCCCTCGCAACCGTTCGCGATGCACGGGGTGGCCCTCCCGAGGTTGGGCATGCCGTTGATCGACGCCGTGGACGCCGACGAACTCGCCACGGTGTGTGCTGAGCTTGGCCGGTACAGCTTTCTCTTTGTCGCCGCACCGCCGCGGATCCTCGGGTTGACGGGGGTGCCGGTCAATCCGCTCGCGATCTTCTGA
- a CDS encoding response regulator, which produces MRAVIAEDSVLLRVGLIKVLEAGGFEVVAEAGDAEGLLAAVAEHQPELALIDVRMPPSFTDEGVRAAMEIRRRWPGTPVVLLSQYVEERYAADLLSANTSGVGYLLKQRVADVADFVAAVRRVADGGTALDPQVIAQLLLRRDSDPLARLTPRERDVLGLMAEGRSNAGISQSLVISESAVAKHINNIFAKLDLPVADADHRRVLAVLRFLGASRA; this is translated from the coding sequence GTGCGCGCGGTGATCGCCGAGGATTCGGTGTTGTTGCGCGTCGGCCTGATCAAGGTGCTGGAGGCGGGCGGGTTCGAGGTCGTCGCGGAAGCCGGCGACGCGGAGGGACTGCTGGCGGCAGTGGCGGAGCACCAGCCCGAACTCGCTCTGATCGACGTCAGGATGCCGCCCAGCTTCACCGACGAGGGCGTGCGGGCGGCGATGGAGATCCGCCGGCGCTGGCCGGGGACGCCGGTGGTGCTGCTTTCGCAGTACGTGGAGGAGCGGTACGCGGCCGACCTGCTGTCCGCGAACACCAGCGGCGTGGGCTACCTGCTCAAACAGCGGGTCGCCGATGTCGCCGACTTCGTGGCGGCGGTCCGGCGGGTGGCCGACGGGGGCACGGCCTTGGACCCGCAGGTCATCGCCCAGCTGCTGCTGCGGCGCGACAGCGACCCGCTCGCCCGGCTGACTCCCCGCGAACGGGACGTGCTCGGTCTGATGGCCGAGGGACGCTCCAATGCTGGCATCTCGCAGTCGCTGGTGATCAGCGAGAGCGCGGTGGCGAAGCACATCAACAACATTTTCGCCAAGCTCGACCTGCCCGTGGCCGACGCGGACCACCGCCGAGTCCTGGCCGTGCTGCGGTTTCTCGGAGCGTCCCGGGCCTGA